CTTGACTGCCAGGGATTTATTAGCCTTAAGTAATTTATATTGGCTAGCCTGAAGATAAGTTACTAGCCTTTGGACAAAAGGATCGGGGTTAGCTAGGGGAGATTCTATTTGCACTGTCGCTTGAGTGATTGATGAATCGCTAATATATAAATTCTGAGCTTGGGCAATCTTATCTGCTAACTCTGGTCGATATACACCAATCCTCTCCAGCATGATTTTTCCTGCCTTCATCGTCACGGAGCGATCGAATGTCCAGATTCCTTCAAAGCGACGATTGGTATCCATTGCCGAAACGTATTTGTTATCGGTAACAGGCACATTGCGCTCACGACAGATCAAGCAACTAGCATAGTGCTGTCCAATAATTACCAAATGCCACTCTTGAGCCAGCGCATCATCCGATTCAAATGCCACGGTTTCATATTCTCCAGATCCGTTACTAAACTCTGTTTCTGGAGCAGCTAAAACATATACTTGATTTGATTTATGGGCGATTCGCCGATAACGATGGGATTCTTGACGATAAAAACGCTCTCTTTGAAAGCTCGCAATTACTAGAGGGGTATCAAAATCATTTAATACCAAATCCTCCATCGCATGAGATAGAGCGGTTAAGGAGGACTTAAAGTACATTTGTGGTCGCCAACCCGTACAATTATCAAGCAGCTGCTGCACCACAGATTTAGAAATACTCATCTATAATCTATAAAAATTTTTAGTTAAAAACCATTCCCGCAGGAATCATGGTAGCTTCGCTGGTCTTGAGTGGCGAAGATAGGCGACGAAAACTGCCCTACATCAATATCCTACAAAAAACTTGTTACCTTGCTGCGATTCGCAATCATAATTCGCAACAATCCAGCTAAATTGGCAAAAGCTAAAATAAACTCTAAATTAAATTTACATCTACCCCTAAGCGCTTCCATAAATTAATATGTTTGATCGTTTTCGACCCACCCTAACAGGAATTGCTGCCACTTTACTATGGGCGATCGCTTCACCCTCTAAAGCTCTAGAAGTCAAGATTTCACCCCAAGCTCCTCAGTTGGGAGATACGATTTCGGTGATGGTGACAACCGATGATCCCACCAGCAAACCAACTGTTAAAGTCAATCAACAAGAGCAACCCCTGTTTAAAATCAACGACCAATATCGCGCTTTTATTCCGACTTCACCTCTCAATTCCCCAGGAAAAATGACGGTAGAAGTGGCGGGAGACAATAGCACCAGTAATGTTGGGGTCTGGTTGAAAAATCGAGTTTTTCCCGTACAGCGAATCACGCTAACTGGCAGTGCTGCTCGCCCAGCAACTCAACTAGAATTAGATCGGGTTACGGCATTTAAAAATTTGGTTACTCCGCAAAAATTTTGGCAAGGAGCTTTCTTGCGCCCCAATGCCAGTCGAATTTCTACAGGTTTTGGTGTTCGTCGTTACTACAATAATGTTTTTGCCGAAGATTATTATCACAAAGGTGTTGATTATGCTGGGGGATATGGTTCTCCTGTAGTTGCTCCCGCAGCAGGTCAAGTTCGTCTCGTTGGTCGAGAAGATGAAGGCTTTCACGTTCACGGCAATGTAATTGGGATCGACCATGGACAAGGGGTCTTAAGTATTTTTCTGCATCTCCAAGATCTTGAAGTTACAGAAGGAGAAATGGTTAAGGCAGGACAGCGTATTGGCACAATTGGTGATACTGGAGCTTCCGCAGGGCCACACCTACATTGGGGTCTATATGTTAACCAGGTGTCGGTAGACCCTGTACCCTGGAGATTTGGCGCGATCGAATAAATATGCTGTGGTAATACTTAAATAATTTATACTACTTGAGTAATAATGTACTAAAAAGTTATCGATAATTGAAGCAGAAAAAAAATGCAACGATTGATTTCCCTGGATGCTAATACTTTAAAGTCTTTTGGCGATCGCCCTGAAACGATCCTAACTGAAAATCTAGCATTGCAAATTGCGATCGCTACTCATCCCGACACTCCCCCTCATGTTTTGGAGGTATTGGCAAACAGCGACCAGCCAGAAGTAGCCGAAGCTGCACGACTGCACGTTAATTACGCAGGGGAATTAGCAGGTAATTGGCAAGATGTAGTTGATGAACTCTTTAAAAATCGTTATTTAGGGCAAAACGACAGATTAGCCGTTGAATTACTCAAAATCGCCCCTGTACCTGCTTATTTCTTCAGCGAATACGTTCCTCCAGAGTATCTAATTCAAGGTTTAAACAATCCTTACTTACCCTTACGCTACCGATTACAACTACTAACTAGATTGGCACAAGAACCCACTTTAGAACCCCGTCTAGAGGTAGCAGAATCTCCCGATGCTCCATTACCAGTTTTAAAACAGTTAATCGGCGATTTAGAATTACCCATCCGCATCGCCGTACAATACAACCCCCATTGTCCCCCAGAGTTGGTTCAGTTAGTTACAGGACAACATGAGGTAGCCAGTAATTGGGATACGGATACACAACAGCTAGATAATTTAAGCAATAGTAATTGGGATTGGATTAGACTGGCTGTAGCGCAAAACCCCTCAGCTTCTGAAGCAACGTTATTAAAATTAGCAGGGGATCGAGCATTTAAGATTCAATTAGCAGTAGCCAAAAATCCTGTTACTCCTGCCAATATTTTAGTAGTATTAGCTCAACATTCTAGTCAAGAAATACAGGCAGAAGTAGCCAAACATCTCAAGGCGACGGAAGAGATTTTACATAGTTTATTCGATACTCAACAAGGAGTTATTAAGAGTCGCCAAGATTTACCAGCGAGTATATTAGAAAGAGTTTTTAATAATAGGAATACGAATTTTTCTGTATGGAAAGACACAAATATTAGAGATTTTTTATTGAAACAATCTAATACGCCTAATTGGATTTTAGCCGAATTTGCTGATGTGGATTTGGATGAAATGAGAACAGCTAAGTTAGCTAAACGCAGTCGTCAACCTAAACCAGAAGTTTTAGAAAAGTGGATTCAAGACGATCTGAAATTCTTAATTGATATTGCCAAGCATCCTCAAGTGTCGGTGGAAATCATAGAACAAATAATTCCGTATCCCAATTTCGGAATTAAACTAGCTGCTGCTCAAAATCAAAAAACTCCTGAAGCTATTAGAATACAGTTGCTAAATAACTTAATTCAAAGTGAATGTAAAGAGCGCATTTTAATGCAAATTTTGATGGAGATTGCAGGAGACTCTAATACCCCTATTCCTATTTTAGAAGAGCTAGCAGGAGAATTATTTTCAATCGGTAAAGTTATAAATACACTAAGTAATATTGTCCCTATTACTTCCCAATCCTTATTGGACAAAATTGTTAATTTTATCGATAAACATCAATCTCCAGACCAAATATTGTTTTGGTTAAGACAAGATTCAGTATTTTGCAATCCTATTTTGCAAGACTGGAATCAAATTGTAAATTCTCTAGATGAAGCTGAAATTCTGCAATTAAATGTGATGTCGATGATGATGATGCCAGCGATAGGACTCAATGGAGGTGTTCCTAGTCATGATAAACGTTGGTTAGATAGAGGCTTAAATAATTCTTCAGTAAACCCAGCCGACTTGTTGGAGAATTTACCACCAACTTATAGCCTTTATGGTCTATTAATATTAGCTGGAATGTCACACCAAAGTGATAGACGTACTCAAGGAATTATAATTGGCTTGTTAAGAAATCCATCTACTCCAAATGATATACGAAATAACTTATGGGAAAGATATCAAGAACAATCTGATGACTTAAACTGCTATCGTCATGATGCTTTCCTACGATTTTCACTTGGTTGTAATCCCGCAGTAGAGGAAAATAAACGATATGAATATCTAGAACAAGCTCTTAGTTCTGGTTATAGCAATGTTATTGAAGCAATTGTTCTACATTGTGGAACACCAGTAGAAATATTAGAAAAAATTGCTAACAGAAGAGTAGGTGGATTACAACAAGTTGTTAAAAATCCTAATTGTCCCGTTCATCTTCTCAGACAAACTGTTGAAGAAATAGAAAATAATTCTGGACTTTCTCATACATTAGTAGATGTTGCGAAAAACCCTAACACACCTATCGATTTACTAGAAAAACTTGCTTTAAACAAAGGTAACTATGGAGTACGGGAAGCAGTCCTAAAAAACCCTAATATTGATTATTTAACTCTATATAAAATTAAATTACAAATACAAGAAAAAGAAGAAAATGATAAAGCAAATCAAATATTAGCAAAAAGAACAGATAGTCCTTACGCTTTAGCCAGGGTTTTAGAAACAGGCGATCGCAATGTCAAAATCTCCGCAGCTAGAAACCCTAAAACTCCCATCCAAGTATTAGAACAATTAGCTAAAGATCAAGATGAAACAGTGCGTTCAGTTATGGCACAAAATCAGAATTTACCTTTAAACATCTTATTGGAACTAGCAGAAGATTCTAGTGTCAGAATTCGATTAAATCTTGCACATAAAAATAATTACAGCAAAATTAAAACTCCTGTTCAATTACTAGAAAAACTAGCCAAAGATGAATTAGAAAAAGTTAGAGCTAAAGTAGCAGAACATTCTGATACACCAGAAGAACTTTTAGTGCAATTAGCGAACGATTCGAGTATTGAAGTTAAAAGAAAACTGGCTACTAATTTAAATACTCCTGCAACTGTTCTTAATCGTTTGGGGTTGAAAGACAACATCGTTAATAAACGCAATCCTAATACACCCCCGATGGTGCTTGCTCAAGCAGTAAAAAGAATAAATAGTAAAGCTTTAGCTGAATTTATTAAGCACCCTGTCAAAGGTACGCAAATGCCTGGTGAGACTTTAGCTGAATTAGCAAATCATCAAGACGCTTCTGTTCGTTATCGCGTTGCTGTTCATCCAAATACTCCTACTAGGATTTTAGAACAACTAGCTCGCGATTCTTATATTGCAACAATTCGAGCCGTCGCTAGTAAC
The sequence above is a segment of the Pleurocapsa minor HA4230-MV1 genome. Coding sequences within it:
- a CDS encoding M23 family metallopeptidase; translation: MFDRFRPTLTGIAATLLWAIASPSKALEVKISPQAPQLGDTISVMVTTDDPTSKPTVKVNQQEQPLFKINDQYRAFIPTSPLNSPGKMTVEVAGDNSTSNVGVWLKNRVFPVQRITLTGSAARPATQLELDRVTAFKNLVTPQKFWQGAFLRPNASRISTGFGVRRYYNNVFAEDYYHKGVDYAGGYGSPVVAPAAGQVRLVGREDEGFHVHGNVIGIDHGQGVLSIFLHLQDLEVTEGEMVKAGQRIGTIGDTGASAGPHLHWGLYVNQVSVDPVPWRFGAIE